From a single Pseudoalteromonas nigrifaciens genomic region:
- a CDS encoding NADH:ubiquinone reductase (Na(+)-transporting) subunit B, which translates to MGLKKYLEDIEPNFEAGGKYEKFYALYEAAATIFYTPGYVNKGATHVRDNIDLKRMMILVWMATFPAMFFGMFNIGHQAAGALAQGFELANIWQVDLFQLLGGQLTADAGWGAKMFYGACFFLPIYAVTFAVGGFWEVIFASVRKHEINEGFFVTSVLFALILPATIPLWQVALGITFGVVIAKEIFGGTGRNFLNPALAGRAFLFFAYPAQISGDTVWTAVDSFSGATMLGQAFVGTLDFSNMELWWNAFYGFIQGSVGETSTLALLVGGLFLIYVRIASWRIVLGVFFGMVITALLLNTVGSETNPVFAMPWHWHFVLGGFAFGMFFMATDPVSAAFTDKGKLAYGALIGFMVVMIRVVNPAFPEGMMLAILFANLFAPLFDHFVVQANIKRRLARNV; encoded by the coding sequence ATGGGTTTAAAAAAATATCTTGAAGATATCGAGCCGAATTTTGAAGCCGGTGGTAAATATGAAAAGTTTTATGCTCTGTATGAAGCAGCAGCAACTATTTTTTATACACCAGGCTACGTAAATAAAGGCGCGACACACGTTCGTGACAACATCGACCTAAAACGCATGATGATTTTAGTGTGGATGGCAACGTTCCCTGCTATGTTTTTTGGTATGTTCAATATTGGTCATCAGGCCGCTGGTGCTTTAGCACAAGGTTTTGAACTAGCTAATATATGGCAAGTTGATTTGTTTCAACTGTTAGGCGGTCAATTAACCGCTGATGCAGGCTGGGGCGCTAAAATGTTCTATGGAGCGTGTTTCTTCCTACCAATTTATGCAGTTACTTTTGCTGTAGGTGGTTTTTGGGAAGTTATATTTGCTTCAGTGCGTAAACACGAAATTAACGAAGGTTTCTTCGTAACATCAGTGTTATTTGCACTTATTTTGCCAGCAACTATTCCTTTATGGCAAGTTGCGCTTGGTATTACATTTGGTGTTGTAATTGCTAAAGAAATCTTTGGTGGTACAGGTCGTAACTTCTTAAACCCTGCGTTAGCTGGTCGTGCGTTTTTATTCTTCGCATACCCGGCACAAATTTCAGGTGACACAGTATGGACAGCAGTAGATTCGTTCTCTGGTGCGACTATGCTTGGTCAAGCGTTTGTTGGCACACTTGATTTTTCAAACATGGAGTTATGGTGGAATGCGTTTTACGGTTTCATTCAAGGTTCTGTAGGCGAAACATCAACACTTGCATTATTAGTGGGTGGCTTGTTCCTTATTTACGTGCGTATCGCTTCTTGGCGTATAGTGCTAGGTGTATTTTTCGGTATGGTAATCACTGCATTACTGCTAAATACAGTTGGCTCTGAGACTAACCCAGTATTTGCTATGCCTTGGCATTGGCACTTTGTACTAGGTGGTTTTGCGTTTGGTATGTTCTTTATGGCTACCGACCCTGTGTCTGCTGCATTTACCGATAAAGGTAAGTTAGCTTATGGCGCTCTTATTGGTTTTATGGTTGTTATGATCCGTGTTGTGAACCCTGCTTTCCCAGAAGGTATGATGCTAGCAATCTTATTTGCTAACTTATTTGCTCCACTGTTCGATCACTTTGTAGTGCAAGCTAATATCAAACGGAGGTTGGCACGTAATGTCTAG
- a CDS encoding Na(+)-translocating NADH-quinone reductase subunit A, which produces MINIKKGLDLPIEGAPQQVIHDGSTVKRVAVLGEEFIGMRPTMHVRVDDQVKKGQVLFEDKKNPGVLFTAPASGTVKEINRGAKRVLQSVVIEVNGSEQITFGTFSDAELSSLDREKAKEVLIQSGQWTALRARPFSKVAAVDANPSSIFVTAIDTNPLAADPAVIIAENVQAFEAGLAVVSRLTDGKVFVCKQAGSQVPSSSIAQVEVHEFGGVHPAGLVGTHIHHLDAVSISKQVWHIGYQDVIAFGHLFLTGEIYTDRVISLAGPRVKNPRLVKTQLGASLDDLVAGELEDGDNRVISGSVLSGSISNGVHAFLGRYHVQVSVLLEGREKELFGWIAPGSDKFSVTRTFISHLAPSRLFKMTTSTGGSKRAMVPIGSYERVMPLDILPTLLLRDLLSRDVDSAMSLGALELDEEDLALCTFVCPGKYEYGAALRDCLTTIEKEG; this is translated from the coding sequence ATGATCAATATAAAAAAAGGTCTGGACTTACCCATAGAGGGCGCTCCTCAGCAAGTTATTCATGATGGTTCTACCGTCAAACGTGTAGCTGTGCTAGGTGAAGAATTTATTGGTATGCGTCCAACCATGCATGTTCGTGTGGATGACCAAGTGAAAAAAGGCCAGGTACTTTTTGAAGATAAAAAGAACCCAGGTGTATTATTTACTGCTCCAGCTTCTGGCACAGTAAAAGAAATTAATCGTGGTGCTAAACGTGTACTGCAATCTGTTGTTATTGAAGTTAACGGCAGTGAGCAAATCACCTTTGGTACTTTTTCTGATGCCGAGCTTTCGAGCTTAGATCGTGAAAAAGCCAAAGAAGTACTTATACAGTCTGGTCAATGGACAGCACTTCGTGCTCGCCCATTCAGTAAAGTAGCGGCAGTGGATGCAAATCCTAGCTCTATTTTTGTGACCGCAATCGACACTAATCCACTTGCTGCAGATCCTGCGGTAATTATTGCTGAAAATGTGCAAGCATTCGAAGCAGGTTTAGCTGTTGTGTCGCGTTTAACCGACGGTAAAGTATTTGTTTGTAAACAAGCAGGTAGCCAAGTTCCTAGCTCATCTATAGCTCAAGTAGAAGTACATGAGTTTGGTGGTGTGCATCCGGCTGGCCTTGTTGGCACACATATCCATCATCTTGATGCAGTATCTATTAGCAAGCAGGTTTGGCATATTGGTTACCAAGACGTTATCGCCTTTGGTCACTTATTCCTTACCGGTGAAATTTACACTGATCGTGTAATTTCTCTTGCAGGTCCTCGCGTTAAAAACCCTCGTTTAGTGAAAACACAATTAGGTGCTTCATTGGATGATTTAGTTGCTGGCGAATTAGAAGACGGTGATAACCGTGTTATTTCTGGTTCAGTATTGTCAGGTTCTATTTCAAACGGTGTTCATGCATTCTTAGGTCGTTACCACGTTCAAGTATCTGTTTTACTTGAAGGTCGCGAAAAAGAATTGTTTGGTTGGATTGCACCAGGTAGTGATAAATTTTCCGTAACGCGTACCTTTATTTCTCACCTTGCACCGAGTCGTTTATTTAAAATGACAACGTCAACAGGTGGTTCAAAACGTGCCATGGTACCAATTGGTAGCTATGAGCGTGTAATGCCGTTAGATATTTTGCCAACTCTATTATTACGCGACCTATTGTCACGCGATGTAGACAGTGCAATGTCATTAGGCGCGCTTGAACTAGATGAAGAAGATTTAGCGTTATGTACCTTCGTTTGTCCGGGCAAATACGAGTATGGCGCAGCCCTACGCGATTGCTTAACTACGATCGAGAAGGAAGGCTAG
- the fabV gene encoding enoyl-ACP reductase FabV — protein sequence MVIKPKIRGFICTNAHPVGCSEHVQEQINYVKQQGALKNAPKNVLVIGASTGYGLASRITAAFGGGAKTLGIFFEKEGTERKTGSAGWYNTAAFQNAADEAGLWSKNINGDAFSNEIKQKAIDTIKADLGKVDLIIYSLASPRRTDPNTGEVFSSTLKPIGNAVTTKNLNTSKREIDEITVEAANQDDIDNTIKVMGGEDWEMWIDALKQADVLADNFKTTAYTYIGKELTWPIYGHATIGKAKEDLDRATAAIKASTSDLNGEAYVSSLNAVVTQASSAIPIMPLYISALFKVMKADGTYEGTIEQIQALFSENLYGDTPRFDEGGHLFQNYKELEDDVQARIQAIWDKVDTSSIDELTDYVGYHNEFLRLFGFGIQGVDYEQEVDPVQPIANMID from the coding sequence ATGGTCATTAAGCCTAAAATTCGTGGATTTATCTGCACCAATGCCCACCCAGTGGGCTGTAGCGAACATGTTCAAGAACAAATTAATTATGTAAAGCAACAAGGTGCATTAAAAAATGCGCCTAAAAATGTATTAGTTATTGGTGCCTCTACAGGCTATGGCCTTGCATCGCGTATTACTGCGGCGTTTGGTGGCGGTGCTAAAACATTAGGTATTTTCTTTGAAAAAGAAGGCACTGAGCGCAAAACGGGTTCTGCAGGTTGGTACAATACAGCTGCATTTCAAAATGCTGCAGACGAAGCAGGCCTTTGGTCAAAAAATATTAATGGCGATGCGTTCTCAAACGAAATTAAGCAAAAAGCAATTGATACTATTAAAGCCGATTTAGGCAAAGTAGATTTAATTATTTACAGCTTAGCGTCTCCGCGTCGTACCGATCCTAATACCGGTGAAGTGTTCTCATCTACGCTTAAGCCAATTGGTAATGCAGTTACAACTAAAAATCTGAATACCTCAAAGCGTGAAATTGATGAAATAACCGTTGAAGCGGCAAACCAAGATGATATCGACAATACTATTAAAGTAATGGGCGGTGAAGATTGGGAAATGTGGATTGATGCACTAAAACAAGCCGATGTGCTAGCCGATAACTTCAAAACCACTGCTTATACCTACATAGGTAAAGAGCTAACATGGCCAATATACGGGCATGCAACGATTGGTAAAGCAAAAGAAGATTTGGATCGTGCAACGGCTGCTATTAAAGCTTCGACTAGTGATTTAAATGGCGAAGCGTATGTATCGTCACTTAATGCGGTAGTAACACAAGCTAGCTCGGCTATTCCTATTATGCCTTTGTATATTTCTGCTTTATTTAAAGTAATGAAAGCCGATGGCACCTACGAAGGTACTATTGAGCAAATACAGGCGTTATTTAGCGAAAACTTATACGGCGACACGCCACGTTTTGACGAAGGCGGTCATTTATTCCAAAACTATAAAGAGCTAGAAGATGACGTACAAGCACGTATTCAAGCTATTTGGGATAAAGTAGATACTAGTAGCATTGATGAACTAACCGATTATGTTGGTTATCATAATGAGTTTTTACGCTTGTTTGGTTTTGGTATACAAGGCGTTGATTATGAGCAAGAGGTTGACCCTGTTCAGCCTATTGCGAATATGATTGACTAA
- a CDS encoding BolA family protein has translation MQQQIQQKISDAIACKHLNVINESHMHSAGSDSHFKVIVVSEEFAGKRLLQRHREINEILKDELANHIHALAIHTYTPDEFAEHNGEAPDSPNCMGGSKSA, from the coding sequence ATGCAGCAACAAATTCAACAAAAAATCAGCGATGCAATTGCCTGTAAGCATTTAAATGTAATTAACGAAAGCCATATGCACAGTGCTGGCAGCGACTCGCATTTTAAAGTGATAGTGGTTAGCGAAGAGTTTGCTGGTAAGCGCTTATTACAGCGCCATCGCGAAATTAATGAAATTTTAAAAGATGAATTAGCCAATCATATTCATGCACTGGCTATTCATACTTATACGCCAGATGAGTTTGCTGAACATAATGGTGAAGCGCCTGATTCACCCAATTGTATGGGTGGCTCTAAGTCAGCTTAA
- a CDS encoding alpha-ketoglutarate-dependent dioxygenase AlkB family protein, with amino-acid sequence MQRPNANPQLLPNGFSYQSRALSAQKSLDLFYYLQQNLCWQQPNVTVYNKTGPIPRLQCFISENNIEYGYSHSKLIVEPWPDVLLAMRKRLERHLNQPLNSLLVNYYRDGNDTMGWHSDDEAELGHQPTIVCISLGAERVLKLKHKASNKVTNLKLHSGSCLIMSGNSQRDYQHAIAKQTTLAHPRISLTFRLIKR; translated from the coding sequence ATGCAACGGCCAAACGCCAACCCCCAACTGTTACCAAATGGCTTTTCTTATCAAAGTAGGGCGCTTAGTGCACAAAAAAGCCTCGATTTGTTCTACTATTTACAGCAAAACCTGTGTTGGCAGCAGCCTAATGTTACGGTTTACAATAAAACGGGGCCAATTCCTCGGCTGCAGTGTTTTATCAGTGAAAACAATATTGAGTATGGTTATTCTCACAGTAAGTTAATAGTAGAGCCTTGGCCTGATGTTTTACTGGCGATGCGCAAACGTTTAGAGCGGCATTTAAACCAGCCATTAAATTCACTATTAGTAAATTATTACCGCGATGGTAACGATACTATGGGGTGGCATAGCGACGATGAAGCAGAGCTTGGCCATCAACCTACTATCGTTTGTATATCGCTTGGGGCTGAGCGAGTATTAAAACTAAAACACAAAGCTAGCAATAAAGTTACTAATTTAAAGCTACATAGCGGCAGCTGTTTAATTATGAGTGGCAATAGTCAGCGCGACTATCAACACGCTATTGCTAAGCAAACTACCTTGGCTCATCCGCGAATAAGTTTAACCTTTCGCTTGATAAAGCGTTAG